ttaaatttctattaacagGGTTAACCGAATATGCTTTATTTCTTCTGATCTGCAGAACGAAAAGTTCTGAAAAAATTCATGGCGTTATGTCCCATTATGTAGAACATTCATgattttttttcataatttttcatTTAGCAGAACAAAAGAAATAGAGCATAAACTGTCCATACGATTTAATCCTGTGACTACCCTTGCGGTGGTTTATCATTGGCAAGtatctaataataaaaattataaacttGTATAAAGTTATAGTTTTGAGAAAATGTTAAcaaattttcatgaaataagTTATTAAGCGGTCAGAGTAGATATGATATCAtcactttatttttatttcacgatAGATGTACGAGTAACTACAACAATATTGTCATAGTTACTTGTTTCAGTGTGAACATTTTGGTTTTGCTTTTTTACAATATAATTTGAAAAGTCATTATCAATATTAGAAAATTCTATCGCAGAAATATCAAGCCTCCTATTAAGACGAATTTGCTATTAAGTAAGTAAAAGCAAGTAAAACTTTCTAAAATTTCTTAAAACCGTTGGGTTACTAAAACTTGTTTTtcatataatatcaaataaccTTAACATAACCGTATCACTATGTTTTTACACAACGTTAACTGTTATACTATCTCTTTGAGAACCATTTTTAAAATAACGAGAAATATCTCTAAACAACATTTTTCTTTATTGACACCAAACGTAACAACATTCTGAATAATACAAAATCATTCGTAACATAATTATTAACGCCGaacataataacaatatcaatGACATGAAACATTTCCTAAATACTACCTAAACAGATACAAAACTATTCTAGATAATATTTCAGCTACCACAATAACAATCTAACCGGTAcaaagttatttaaaaaaatccttCCTTAAAAACTCTCGATTAATTAACTAAAAATTTTCTAACTACACAATTTCCTACTTACAAGAAATAACCTACAATTTCGGTAAGCTGATTCACAAAAGCAGGAACATTTTCAGCAAAAGAATTCTCTATTTGAAACAAGAAAATATCGAAAAGGAAGAAGCTGCGTCAGATTTCACTGAAACCAATCGACAAATTAAAACCTTCCACCTAAAACTCATAAAGAAGCTATTATAAACAACAATAGTAACAAATCTGTATCACTATAAAAAGCAAAAACTATAGAGAGATCGCCTAAGATCGGACAAATCGTAGTTATGAAAATAAAACCTAACGTGATCTTCAGGTTTCATTCCTGAAAAAGGAATGTGTCACACTGTTTCCCAGCGTGAATCGTCCTAACCATAATTGATCGTGTTCCTCGAGCTTCCGAGACTACCCGAGACTATCTCTCGACTCGCCGTGCTCATCGCTCACTTTCCAAGTCAGCAAGATAAAGAAGACCGCGGATCCGTTACGAAAAAAACAAGCACCAGATGGCAGAGCGATTCTTAGCCGGCTACGTGTTCGTGTAGCTCCAATAGAGCATCTATCAGCCTCTCCCTGTACCTGGGCACGTCCCTCATCTGCTCGCACATCAACGGTGTCCTGTCGACGTACAAAACGTTTTCAAGCAGCTCCGGTTCCCTGCTGAAATATTTGCTGGCTGCCACAGGCTCCAGAAGCATGATGGGGATGTTAAGGATGCCATGGAGGATGCACATCTTTCTCAGGTCGTCGATGGACTCGACGAACCCGTCCCAGGGCAGCAGCTTCTCGATGTCCAAGTTTGCGTCCTTCAGAGCCGCGGACACCGTTTCATGGTAGATCTTGAAGAGCTCGTTGCAGTGGTCTTCGCGAAGTTGTCGGACCGTCGTGAACTGGAGGAAGCAGAGGACGTCGTGCGCCGGCGGGTTGTACCTGGAAAGATAGCGGATTAACGTGATCGATTCGAAATTGGGCCTAAGTTGGACCGAAAATTGTGTCTAGGCAATTGAAGCTGGGATTAAACATATTAGTTAGATATTTCTGAGGTCatctgaagcaacttttcccttagcgaaaatgcaatccgaggcttcgtttacgagttattagcggaaaactctgaccaatgagaggcgagcgcggctagCGGGATGCGGCCGAACTAACGAGCAGTCGAGGAGCCCagtcccgctcattggctcggctgcctcgcgccagctgatctcgtctctcattggtcattgtttttcgttaataacttgtaaacgaagccacggagaaaatttttgcaaaggagaaagttacttcaaatggctcgaggaaccctccatttcccgattttgagtaacttttggaacactctgtagaataaatacattttaagtATAATCTGTGAAACGTTATTATTCCTGAGTAATATTCATAACCTGTAGGACGAATCATAGTCATTAAAATTTACACACATTGATCTTGATCCTACCTCCACTAGTATCATCTCTGTACCTGGATCATTCGATATCTGAGGAACTGATGGGAATTTTCATAAAAGAAAAGTGGATTCTAGGTCGCTGATCGATCTTAACCAGCGACATATTTTCCAAACAACATTCCTCATCTTGTGAAAAACCCTCAAAATCATCCTACGATCAAAGAGTAGCAAAGCATCGATAAGATGAGCAATTTTTTGCTGGTTCTAGGACCTTAACCTGTGTTGCACAAACCCATTTTGCAAAGAACATTactaatattgaaataaagaaAATGATCAAGATCCCCTAAGACTAACCAAGCGTCaagaaaatattgcaatatcCACGCCGGCTCACCTGGCGAGCTGAAAGTCGATAAGACAGCACTCGACAGGcttctcgtcgtcgtcgtacttGAAGAGAATGTTGTTGGCCCACAGGTCCCCGTGACACAGCACATTTTTGTGTTTCGTCGAGGGCAGCAGTTTCCCCACGTGATTCTCGCAGAGTTCTTCGACTATGGCCTTGAACTTGGCTCTCTGCTCCTGGTCCAGGCCGGGCATCAAGTCTATTACAGAAATGGTGCCCTTCACAGCAGCGTCGAACATCGCCTTCGCCCTGCCGTCCTTCAGCGGCCACAGGGTCTCCTGCATGCAGTGCGAGAACTCGTCGTGCAGGTTCTTCTGGTACACCTCCTCGAAGATCAGCGACTTCGCGTGGAACTTGGCCAGCATCCTCATCAGGATCCTACAGTGCTCGAGGTCGAATGGCTTCAGCTTGTCGGTCATCTCGAAGCCGCTGTGCGCCATGTCCTCTAACACGATCACGTCGTCTTCCAGACCCAGGAAGCATTCAGGGATGCACATTTTGTCGAGGCCGTCCAGCATTTCCGGGAAGACCGTCGTGTACAGGTTCACCTCTTTCTTGAAGTTGCCGTACTCCCTCATGAAGTCGTACTGGGGGCTGCTCAATGGCGGTGGTATCTTCGTGAAGAAGTTGATGCTCTTCGTTTCCAATGGTGACTGCGGGCAGGCCACCGTAGCCTTCAAGGTGAAGTACTGGCCCATGAAGCCGTTCACCTCGTCGATCGGCACCACCTCGTACGTGATCAGCGAGAAATCCTCCATTGCGTCCCGGTGCAGCTTCTTCCGAATGATCTCGAAGCATTCCTCGTCCTTCAGAACTTGCTCTGTGCTCGTGTTGCGCATCTTCGTGGGTTTTATCGTCGACGGACGAGCTCTCTTCCTAGTCGAATCTAAGAATCAAAGTCTCGTTCGGTTCCTCTCCGAAGAATCTGTCCGCGGAGTCTGAACTTTCGATGTTTCGGCTTTGAATTCTCCGTGAAAGATTTTACTATTGTTTACGTTCTTGAACAATTTTATATCTAATTTTGTGAGCGCGCGTCCTTCGTTTGAAAATTTTCAGTCTTTTGGAAATCTGACGATTTTGTTGTTTTGGGAATTTGAgcgttcgaatttcccgcctTTCTCAGATTTCCCGCGATTTTCGAATACTGCGCACCGAAGTCTGTGCTTTCACGAGTTTCGTGCAGTATAAATTATGCAACTGCCACCGATAGTTACAAAGTGGAACGACGTTtacaattgtttaaatatttccaTATTTTCCACGTGTTTTACTTTTGGCCCGCCTTTCAAATTCTGCTCGACGAATTCTGTGTTCTTACGAATTTCACACGGTAAAACCGATGCAAACGCCACCGATGCTCACAAAATGCAATGAGCTTTGCAATTCCACGcgagtattttcaaatttcccgCTTCCTTTTCGGCGCGCTTTTCAAATCCTTCACAAACGAATTCTGCAATTTTATGAATTTCACACGATAAAAATGACGCAAATGCCACCGATGGTCTCAAAATGCAACGCCGTTTGTAATTCCCTGTGTATTATCGAATTTCCCGCTTCCTTTTCGGCGCGCTTTTCAAATCCTCCACAACGAATTCTGCAATTTTATGAACTTCACACGATAAAAATGACGCAAATGCCACCGATGGTCTCAAAATGCAACGACGTTTGTAATTCACTGTGTATTATCGAATTTCCCGCTTCCTTTTCGGCGCGCTTTTCAAATCCTCCGCAACGAATTCTGCGTTTCTACGATTTCCATACAGTGAAAAACGACGTAAATGCCAGCAATATTTATATTTCCCagagtattttcaaatttcctACGCCTTTCAATTCGAGCGCATTTTTCAATCGATTTCGATCAGATTACTCGCGATACAAATATCGACCAAGTCGAAGAAGGACAACGTACGATGTACCGGTACCGATCGAAGGATCGCGAGCAGCGATCGCGCCGCAGAAAACGTCTGACCAGTGTGTAGTTCCGTTCAAGATCATGGTACCTTTATATATCGGTCATGAGATCGCGTCACGTGTGCGGTACGGACGCGATAAATAATAGCGCGTACTCGTGTGGCGCTATTTTCTTCTTGATTGGCTCTGATTGAGGCTAATATTAGACACGAGACTCGTCCTGCATAAACGGACCTGATGGCTCCTTATTGACACCAGGTCGTGCGTGGATCGATAGAGGACACAGACACACACGCACGCTGATCTACCGTTGGCGTTcgtgcgcgcgcgtgtgcgtgCGCGAGTAACGCTATGAGATTATGGTACAGTGCGATGGCTGGCCGAGTCTCGTGCTGATTAAATAGATATGAAGGCGAGTCGTTAACACGTGCTTCCATGACGTTATGAGACGGTCATGCGCGAAACGTGACGACGATCAAACACCCTTACAATTACTGGCGTGTATCCGCCTAAATCGGCCATGTAGAACCATCGCCGAGCTGTGATTCGATACAATTAATCTGATTGATGTGCTTTCTATTTTTAGTATACTTTGGTTTCTATTGATCAGatttttttcgttttctttttcattcctTAAGGAAGGTTGCCATTTTGGGAGATCAGAagatgaaaatttgttttattcGATAGTAGACAATATTTGAAATCTGAGTTTGTCACCATTTCGATATTTatgtcgagtatactcgtcatgaaaaaaTATCATTTCTGatcgatgacgagtatatttgTCATGAATGGATATTTTTTATGATcgatgacaagtatactcgtcatgaagggAAATCTTTTTTGgtttcatgacgagtatatccGCCATGAAAAAATGACAATGACGAAAAATGACATAGTTTAGTGGCGAACATACTCGTCATGAAAAGGTGATTTGTTTGATATCTTTTCTGATCGGTATATTTCTGACGAATATACACGTCATGAAAAGATGACTTTTTTGTATGATGACGAGTGTAATCGTCATAAAAAACAAATGCATTTGTTATATAGGAACATAAtgaaacaaataaacatatttacAATTATATCACACTTTAGAATGTTTTATTACGAAAATAAAGAAGACATACCATATATGCAATATGTACATTCAAAGTGTATACGACATATATGTACTTACTTTGTTCTTGTCGAATATTCTCGTAGCAGCCTATAAATAATTAAGAGCATAGTTCATGTTttcaaaatgaaataaaacatgTAAATGGTAAatggaaacaattttttgagTGTTATATCTCACAATGTTAAAAAATGTGTATGATGTCCATCATTAAAATTCGTGTTCTTTC
This genomic stretch from Megalopta genalis isolate 19385.01 chromosome 5, iyMegGena1_principal, whole genome shotgun sequence harbors:
- the LOC117219936 gene encoding uncharacterized protein LOC117219936, translating into MRNTSTEQVLKDEECFEIIRKKLHRDAMEDFSLITYEVVPIDEVNGFMGQYFTLKATVACPQSPLETKSINFFTKIPPPLSSPQYDFMREYGNFKKEVNLYTTVFPEMLDGLDKMCIPECFLGLEDDVIVLEDMAHSGFEMTDKLKPFDLEHCRILMRMLAKFHAKSLIFEEVYQKNLHDEFSHCMQETLWPLKDGRAKAMFDAAVKGTISVIDLMPGLDQEQRAKFKAIVEELCENHVGKLLPSTKHKNVLCHGDLWANNILFKYDDDEKPVECCLIDFQLARYNPPAHDVLCFLQFTTVRQLREDHCNELFKIYHETVSAALKDANLDIEKLLPWDGFVESIDDLRKMCILHGILNIPIMLLEPVAASKYFSREPELLENVLYVDRTPLMCEQMRDVPRYRERLIDALLELHEHVAG